A DNA window from Chryseobacterium sp. MEBOG06 contains the following coding sequences:
- a CDS encoding Crp/Fnr family transcriptional regulator has protein sequence MTNRALEICYDFPFFLHEELDEIFKAHEKTSFQKGEFILEEGKTANEYYILDSGLARSFVNDFNGNEVTTHFFVENEVIIEVLSMFQRIPSQENIVCITDCECWKLDYDTFQELFHKIPNLREWGRSWMSKELFDYKQRSVEMFTLSATKRYLNLLEQKSKVIQFAPLKQIASYLGVTDTSLSRIRKELVSHPKKN, from the coding sequence ATGACCAATAGAGCCTTAGAAATATGCTATGATTTCCCTTTTTTTCTACATGAAGAGCTTGATGAGATATTCAAAGCCCATGAGAAAACATCATTCCAAAAAGGCGAATTTATTCTGGAAGAAGGAAAAACAGCCAATGAATACTATATTCTGGACAGCGGCCTGGCCCGCTCATTTGTTAATGACTTTAACGGCAATGAGGTAACCACTCATTTTTTCGTGGAAAATGAAGTGATTATTGAAGTCTTATCCATGTTTCAGAGAATTCCCTCTCAGGAAAATATAGTCTGCATTACAGACTGTGAATGCTGGAAGCTGGATTATGATACCTTTCAGGAATTATTCCATAAAATCCCCAACCTCAGAGAATGGGGAAGGTCCTGGATGTCTAAGGAACTTTTCGACTATAAACAGCGTTCTGTAGAGATGTTTACCCTTTCTGCCACCAAAAGATATCTTAATCTGCTTGAGCAGAAATCTAAAGTAATCCAGTTTGCTCCCTTAAAGCAGATTGCTTCTTATCTGGGAGTTACAGATACTTCTTTGAGCAGGATTCGTAAAGAACTGGTTTCCCATCCCAAGAAAAATTAA
- a CDS encoding VOC family protein has protein sequence MVKRIVANIKTNDLSKADRFYQDILELDILMDHSWIKTLGNDEDAKVQISFAEQGGNNTEVPYLSIEVDNVDEIYNKMKDAGFEIIYDLTNEEWGVRRFFVKDPFGHTINILAHL, from the coding sequence ATGGTAAAAAGAATTGTTGCGAATATAAAGACAAATGATCTGTCAAAGGCTGATCGCTTTTATCAGGATATCTTGGAACTTGATATCCTGATGGATCATAGCTGGATCAAAACGCTGGGAAATGATGAGGATGCAAAAGTTCAGATCAGCTTTGCCGAACAGGGAGGGAATAATACTGAAGTTCCTTATCTTTCTATTGAAGTGGATAACGTAGATGAAATATACAATAAAATGAAAGATGCCGGTTTTGAAATTATTTATGATTTGACTAACGAAGAATGGGGAGTCCGCAGGTTTTTCGTTAAAGATCCTTTTGGACATACAATCAATATATTGGCGCATTTGTAA
- a CDS encoding DUF763 domain-containing protein, translated as MKRSGTADLPLHYGKVPPWLYERMSVLGLSIIEVILMDYGKDEVLRRLADPFWFQSFGAVMGMDWHSSGITTSVMGALKRSVNPNSASLGLYICGGKGKLSRETPSELIRIADQTGLNGTELVRASKLSAKVDNTAIQDGYQLYLHNFILSDNGNWSVIQQGMHESDGTARRYHWHSENITSFVEEPHTGINGISRGKILNLTDAEASGNRKGILDISHTDSVEVMRDFSRLILPAHHDVQASDVDLKRLGALLYVTREQQPQNFEDLLMLEGVGPRTMQSLALVSEIIHGAPSRFADPARFSFAHGGKDGHPFPVPTHTYDESISILRKGIEKSKLGNSDKLNSLNKLHQIVAKAEQDFTPDFDIQDIIEEERQNSWRFGGKTVFGDARKPNPPKSIQLSLF; from the coding sequence ATGAAACGTTCAGGAACAGCAGATTTACCGTTACACTATGGCAAAGTACCCCCTTGGCTTTATGAACGTATGTCTGTACTGGGTCTCTCCATTATTGAAGTCATTCTGATGGATTACGGTAAAGATGAGGTGCTGCGCCGTTTGGCTGATCCATTTTGGTTTCAGAGCTTTGGAGCGGTAATGGGTATGGACTGGCATTCTTCAGGAATTACCACTTCTGTGATGGGGGCTTTGAAGCGTTCTGTTAATCCTAATTCAGCTTCCCTGGGGCTTTATATTTGTGGCGGAAAAGGCAAACTCTCCAGAGAAACACCCTCAGAACTCATTAGAATTGCAGATCAGACCGGCTTAAACGGGACAGAATTGGTAAGAGCTAGTAAACTTTCTGCTAAAGTAGATAATACAGCCATTCAGGATGGCTATCAGTTATACCTTCATAACTTTATTCTTTCAGATAATGGTAACTGGAGTGTTATTCAGCAGGGTATGCATGAGTCAGACGGAACAGCAAGGCGTTACCACTGGCATTCTGAAAATATAACGTCCTTTGTAGAAGAACCTCATACTGGAATTAATGGAATTTCAAGAGGTAAAATACTTAATCTTACCGATGCCGAAGCTTCAGGAAACAGAAAAGGAATTTTAGATATTTCCCATACCGATTCTGTAGAGGTGATGAGAGATTTTTCTAGATTGATTCTGCCTGCCCATCATGATGTACAGGCGTCTGATGTTGATTTGAAACGGTTGGGAGCGCTTTTATATGTTACCAGAGAGCAACAGCCGCAGAATTTTGAAGATCTGCTGATGCTGGAAGGAGTAGGGCCAAGAACAATGCAGTCTTTAGCTTTAGTGAGTGAAATTATTCACGGGGCACCTTCAAGGTTTGCAGACCCTGCCAGATTTTCCTTCGCCCATGGAGGTAAAGATGGTCATCCTTTTCCTGTGCCTACCCATACCTATGATGAGAGCATCAGTATTCTTAGAAAAGGAATTGAAAAATCAAAACTTGGAAATTCTGACAAACTGAATTCACTGAACAAGCTTCATCAAATCGTAGCAAAGGCTGAGCAAGACTTTACTCCTGATTTTGATATACAGGATATCATTGAAGAAGAAAGGCAAAATTCTTGGCGTTTTGGAGGTAAAACTGTGTTTGGAGATGCCCGGAAACCTAATCCTCCCAAATCTATTCAGCTATCCCTATTTTAA
- a CDS encoding glyoxalase superfamily protein has translation MRAEKIIPILRIFDKQKTKEFYVDWLGFEIVWEHYFDENTPVYMEVKRENMIFHLSEHHGDGTPGTHVAIWGEGVPQYHKELIDKKYKYNRPGLEKTFYGAVSFTVIDPFGNKISFEEEYDEAKHKDLEFALIH, from the coding sequence ATGAGAGCGGAAAAAATTATACCTATTCTTAGAATTTTCGATAAGCAGAAAACAAAAGAATTTTATGTTGACTGGCTGGGGTTTGAGATAGTCTGGGAACATTATTTTGACGAAAATACCCCTGTTTATATGGAGGTGAAAAGAGAAAACATGATTTTCCATTTAAGTGAACATCACGGTGACGGAACTCCGGGAACTCATGTTGCCATCTGGGGAGAAGGTGTACCGCAATATCATAAAGAACTGATTGACAAAAAATACAAATACAACCGTCCCGGACTTGAAAAAACGTTTTATGGAGCTGTGTCTTTTACCGTTATTGATCCGTTCGGAAATAAAATTTCTTTCGAGGAAGAATATGATGAAGCAAAACATAAAGATCTGGAATTTGCCTTAATTCATTGA